The genomic DNA GACCGTCGGGCCATCTCAGCGCCCGAGTCGGTGGGATGCTCGCGCTCGTGGTGAGCCGCCCGCTGCAGACAGCCCTCGTCAACGCCGATGACCCGTCGGGCGTCGTCCGCGTGCTGGTCGTGACTCTCGCGTGCACGGCGGCCGCTGCCGTGGTCGTCCACGTGGCGCGCCTCGGCGACCCACGCCGACAGCTCACGGCTGGAGCCCGAGCGCTCGTCCAGCTCGCGGTCGTCGGACTGGTGATCGCCGCGGTGCTCTCCAGCTGGCCGTGGACGATCGCGTTCTGCGTGCTGATGACCGTGGTCGCCGCGCTCACCGCAGGGCGGCGCGTGTGGTCGACCTGGACCGGATGGGCGCTCGTCCCGCTGCTGTGCGGACTCCTGCCCGTGATCGCGCTGCTGCTGCTCAGCGGCGTCGTCCCGCTGAAGCCGGTATCGGTCGTGCCCGTCCTCGGCATCCTCATCGGCAACGCGATGACCGCGACAACGCTGTCGGGCAAACGGCTGTTGCAGGCGTGGGAGGAGCGGTGGGGTGAGTTCGAGGCAGCCCTCTCGATCGGGCTGCCCCACCGTGAGGCTGCCGTGACGGTCGTGCGTGACGACGCCGCCCTGGCGCTCGTACCCGGTCTCGACCAGACCCGCACCGTCGGGCTGGTGACGCTGCCCGGAGCGTTCGTCGGCGTCATGCTGGGCGGCGGCTCGGCGTGGCAGGCCGCCGCGGTGCAGCTGGTCGTCCTCGCGGCTCTGCTGCTCGTGCAGGCCGTGACGGTGGCCGTCATGATCGAGCTGGTCGTACGCCGGACCACCCGGCCCGCGTGAGTCAGTCGCCGTTGTTGTCGCGGGGCATGCCGTAGAAGCACTCGTCGACCACGGCGCGTGCGCGCCGCGCGAACCGTCGGTAGTCGTCGTGCAGCTGTGGTCCTGAGCCCGCAGGCATGCCGAGGATGCGGCCGATGCCGTCTCCGTCACGCAGATCGCTGGGCAGCGCGTCGACCGGGCGCCCGCGCCACAGCACCGACGCGTTGCGCAGCCGCGTCGCGAGCACCCACGCGTCACGCAGCTCGGCCGCCTGTTCCTCGGTCAGCAGACCCGCCTCGGCTGCCCGGCGCAGCGGTGTCATCGTGCCCGGGTGCTGCAGCCCCGGCACGGCGGCGGCATGCTGCAGCTGCAGCAGCTGGACCGTCCACTCGACGTCGGCGAGCCCGCCGTGCCCGAGCTTGAAATGCGTCTTGCGATCTCCACCACGTGGGATGCGCTCGGCCTCCATCCGCGCCTTCAGCGTGCGGATCTGGCGTACGGCGCGCTCGCTGAGTCCGGCGGCCGGGTAGCGCAGCGGATCGATCAGCTCGACGAAGTCACGGGACAGCTGCTCATCCCCCGCGACCGGCGTGGCACGCAGCAGCGCCTGGGCCTCCCAGCCCTCGGACCACCGCTCGTAGTAGGTGCGGTAGGACGCGAGGCTGCGTACGAGGGGGCCGCCCTTGCCCTCCGGACGCAGGTCGGCGTCGACGGTGAGCGCCGGGTCGGGGCCGCTCAGCTGCACCAGCCGGCGCAGCTCGGACACCACCGCGAGCGCCTGCTCCTGAGCCTGCTGCTCGTCGGCCCCCTCGTCGGGGTCGTGCACGAACATCACGTCGGCGTCGCTGCTGTAGCCCAGCTCACGTCCGCCGAAGCGACCCATCCCGATGACGGCCAGCCGCGTGACCAGCGGACCGCGCTCGCGCTCGACCCGGGTGGAGGCCACGTCGAGCGCGGCCTGCATCGTCGCGGCCATCACGTCGGTCAGCGCGACCTCGACCTGGTCGAGGTCGAGAGAGCCCACGAGGTCGGCGATCGCGACCCGCAGCAGCTCGGTACGGCGTACACCGCGTACGGCGAGGATCGCCTGGTCGGGGTCGCTGTGCCGACGCCCGGCGGCCGTCATCGTGCGGATGATCGCGGCGCGAGGACGGGGGTTCAGCGCGTCGGGATCGCCCAGCATCGCGACTGCCGACGGCGACCGCTCGAGCATGCCGGCGGCGTACCGGCTGCTCGCGAGCACCTTGGCCAGGTGCTGCGCGGAGGAGCCCTCACGCAGCTGCTTGAGGAACCACGGGCTCGAGCCCAGCTCGTCGCTGATGCGCCGGAACGCCAGCAGGCCCGCGTCGGGGTCGGCCTCGTCGGCGAACCACTGCAGCATCACCGGCAGGAGCGTGCGCTGCATGACGGTGCGCCGGCTGACACCCGAGCTGAGCGCCTGGATGTGTCGGATCGCGCCGGACGGATCGCGAAAACCCAGTGCGGACAGGCGCTCTCGCGCCTCGTCGGGTGTGAGCTGCGCGTCGTCGTCGCTCAACCGCGCCACGGCGGACAGCAGCGGACGGTAGAACAGCCGCTCGTGCAGACGGCGCACCTCGCGGGCCTTCTCACGCCACATCGTCGTGATCGACTCGGTGGGGTCGGAGAAGACACCGATGCCCCGCGCCAGCCGACGCAGGTCGGCCTCGGCCGTGGGCATCAGGTGGGTACGCCGCATCCGCGACAGCTGGATGCGATGCTCCAGGACGCGCAGGAAACGGTAGGCGACGTCGAGCTCGTGCGCGTCGGACCGACCGACGTAACCGCGACGGGACAGCGCGTCGAGCGCGGCGAGCGTGCTGCGCTGACGGATCCGCTCGTCGGTGCGACCGTGCACCAGCTGGAGCAGCTGCACGCTGAACTCGATGTCGCGCAGCCCTCCCGGCCCGAGCTTGAGCTGGCGGGGCTGCTCGGCCGGAGGCACGTTGTCCTCGACGCGCCGTCGCATCGCCTGGACGTCCTCGACGAAGTTGTCACGGGTACTGGCCTGCCACACCATCGGACTCATCGCATCGAGGTAGGCCTGGCCGACCCCGGCGTCACCGGCGATCGGGCGCGCCTTGAGCAGGGCCTGGAACTCCCAGGTCTTGGCCCACCGCTCGTAGTAGGCACGGTGGCTCTCGACCGTGCGCACGAGCGGGCCGTTCTTGCCCTCGGGACGCAGCGCGGCGTCGACCTGCCACAGGTTGCCCTCGGCGGTCGACGCGGAGCAGGCCCGCATCGCCGAGGTGGCCAGCGCCGTCGCGACCGCGAGCGCCTCGTCCTCGTCGACGCCGTCAGCGGGTTCGGCGACGAACGCCACATCGACGTCGGAGATGTAGTTGAGCTCCAGACCACCGGTCTTGCCCATCCCGATCACCGACAGGCGGCACCGATCGGGGTCGTCGTGCTCGTCACGCGCGATCTGCAGGGCCGCCTCCATCGCGGCGCCGGCGAGGTCGGCGAGCGCCTCGCCGGTGGCGGGCATCTCATCGAACGGGTCCTGGGTCAGGTCGAGCGCTGCGATCTGCACCAGCTGACGTCGGTAGGCGATGCGCAGTGCGTCGTACGCCGACCGCTCGCCTCGTTGCTCGACCTCACCGATGAGGAGGGTCGCGAGCTCGTCGGCGTGGCGGCGCTGCGCCTCGACGACGTCGTGCCACTGACCCGGGTGACGGACGAGATGGTCGGTCAGCGCGGTCGACGCCCCGAGCACGGCCAGCAGCCGATAGCGACACGTGCGGTCGCTGTCGATCACCTCGTCGAGCTCGGCGCGCGCCGCCTCGTCCATCGCCTCGCGCAGCCGCAGCAGGCCCAGCAACGCCTGGTCCGGGTCGGCGGTGCGGGCGAGAGCCGAGACGAGCGCGTCACGGTCTCCGGGGCCGAGCTCGTCGAGCAGCTGGGCTGCTCGGGCATGGTCGGTGAAACCGGCCCGCACGAGCATCGCGGACCGGGTGCTGGGTCGTTCGGGGCTCACAGCCGCAGGTACTGCTCGAGCTCGAACGCCGTGACCTGCTCGCGATAACCGGACCACTCGGCGCGCTTGTTGCGCAGGAAGAAGTCGAAGACGTGCTCGCCCAGCGTCTCGGCGACCAGCTCGGAGTCCTCCATGATCCGGATCGCCTCGTCGAGAGACGCCGGCAGCGGGTCGATGCCCATCGCGCGGCGCTCGCGCTCGGTGAGCGACCACACGTCGTCCTCGGCCTCCGGCGGCAGCTCGTAGTCCTCCTCGATGCCCTTCAGACCGGCGGCCAGGATCAGGGCGTAGGACAGGTAGGGGTTGCACGCGGAGTCGAGTGAGCGCACCTCGATGCGGGTGCTCTGCCCCTTGCCCGGCTTGTGCATCGGCACCCGCACCATCGCGCTGCGGTTGTTGTGACCCCAGCACACGTGAGCCGGAGCCTCTCCCCCGCCCCAGATGCGCTTGTAGGAGTTGACCCACTGGTTGGTGACGGCGCTGATCTCGTTGGCGTGCCGCAGCAGGCCCGCGATGAACTTCCGGCCGGTGACGGACAGCTGGTAGGGCGCACCCGCCTCGTAGAACGCGTTGCTGTCACCGTCGAACAGCGAGACGTGCGTGTGCATCGCCGAACCCGGCTGTCCCGCAAGGGGTTTGGGCATGAACGAGGCGAACACCCCGCGCTCGAGCGCGACCTCCTTGACGACCGCCCGGAACGTCATGATGTTGTCCGCGGTCGCGAGCGCGTCGGCGTAGCGCAGGTCGATCTCGTTCTGACCGGGCCCGCCCTCGTGATGGCTGAACTCGACCGAGATGCCCATGTTCTCGAGGGTGGTGATCGCCGCACGACGGAAGTCGTGAGCGGTGCCGTGCGGGACGTGGTCGAAGAACCCGGCCTGATCGACCGGCACCGGCGGCATGCCCGGCGCGACGTCGGGGCGGAAGAGGTAGAACTCGATCTCGGGGTGGGTGTAGAACGTGAACCCCTGCTCGGCGGCCCGGGCCATCGCGCGCCGCAGGACCGTACGCGGGTCGGCGGCACTGGCGTTGCCGTCGGGCAGGCGGATGTCACCGAACATGCGGGCGGTGCCGGGGTTCTCACCGCGCCACGGCAGCAGCTGGAACGTCGTCGCGTCGGGCCGCAGCAGCATGTCGGCCTCGTAGACGCGGGCGAGGCCCTCGATGACGCTGCCGTCGAACCCGATGCCCTCGGAGAAGGCACCCTCGAGCTCGGCGGGCGCGATGGAGACGGACTTCAAGGTGCCGAGCACATCGGTGAACCACACCCGGACGAACCGGATGTCGCGCTCCTCGATGGTGCGCAGCACGAACTCCTGCTGACGATCCATGGGTCGATCCTGCCTCACTCAGGGCCTGACGTGCAGCGGCCCCGGTCCATGTGGACCGGGGCCGCCGTCGTACGCGTCGTGCTCAGTGAGCGATCACTGGCCCTTGTTGAGCATGCCGCCCGTCGGGAACGACAGCTTGAGGGACAATCCGTCACCCTGCTTGCCCAGCACCTGGATCTTGGTGCCGCTGCCCGCGACCTTGGTGGATGCCATCGGGTTGGAGACGTACCAGTAGGCGTTGGGGTTGGTGTCGTCGAACGTGGTGACGGCCGGGCGCGACGGGACCTTGGCGGCCAGGCCCTGCTTGTGCAGGGTGAACGCGTCGGTCTTGTCGACGCCGAACGTCGAGTCGTAGGACTGGATGCGCTGGCGGGCGATCACGCCGTCCGGCCAGGTCATCGGCTTGGCGTGGGCGTCGACGGGCAGCACCTGACCGTGACCGGGGTGGGTCTTGGTGTTGTTGTCGGCGTACTCACCGTCGACGTAGGTCACCAGCAGACCGTCCTGGTAGGGGAAGTGCTCCACGAAGTCGGGGCGGTCCTTGAACCCGAAGTTGTACGGACCGTTCTTCAGCGTGGTGTCGTAGCCGTTGTAGCGGCGGTACTCGGCCAGGTAGTAGTGCGAGACCGTCTTGGTGTCGGTGCCGTTCATACGGGTGAAGCCCTTGGCGGTCCACTCCGAGGTGGTCGACTCGACGTCGTCGGTGACGGTCTGGCCGTCGACCGTCGTCGCGATGTCGTCCAGGAACGCGCCGGCCTCGTTGTAACCGCCGTCGGTCTGGTAGAGGAAGCGGAACGTGACCTTCTGACCGGCGTAGGCCGACAGGTCGTACGACGTCGTGGTCCAGCCGTTGCTGTCACCGTCGAGCGCGGTGCCGACGTTGGTCCAGGTGGCGCCGTTGTCGGTCGAGACCTGGCCGTAGAGGTAGTCGTAGCCGGCCTCGATCTGGTGCCAGACCGCCGCGCTCACACTGGCCGAGGTCTTGCCGGTGAGGTCGAGGTCGCGACCCAGGGTGTTGTTGAGGTCGTCACCGCGACCCGACCACCACTCGTACGTGCCCGACTTCGGCTTGTTGTACGGCGTGGAGACCGTCTTGTCCGGCAGCGTGACCGCGACGGCCTGCGGCTTCGTGGCGTTGTCCTGGTCGGCCGGGCCGAGTGCGACCTTGCCGGAGTTGCCGTACGGGACGGTCTTGACGTCGGCCCAGCCGAGCTGTGCCTTCTCCCAGGCGCCCATGTAGCCGGGCGTGGTGCCGATCGCATCGCCACCGTGGTTGAGCCAGGAGCCGCTGCTCATGAGCGACCAGAACGCGGTGGAGTTGTCGCCACCGGCGGTGTCGTAGAGGTCGGGCAGCCCCAGGTCGTGGCCGTACTCGTGGGCGAACACCCCGAGGCCACCGTTCTCGGGCTCGGTGGTGTAGTCGCGCACCCAGATGCCGGTGTTGCCGATCTGGACACCGCCGACCTTGTTGCCGTCGGGGCCCTGGGAGCCCGCACCGGTCTGGACGGCCCAGCGGTGGGACCAGATGGCGTCCTCACCCTGTGCGCCGCCACCGGCCTCCTCGCCCTCACCGGCGTGGATGGCCTGGAAGTGGTCGATGTAGCCGTCGGGCTCGTTGAAGTCGCCGTCGCCGTCGTAGTCGTTGCGGTCCCAGACGTCGAACTGCTTGAGGTAGTCCTTGATCTGGGCGTCGGTCTTGCCGGCAGCCTTCTGGCCGTTGTACCAGGCGGTCAGCGAGTCACCGATGAACGACCATGAGCGCTCGGCCTCGAGCGAGGGGTCCTCGTCGACACCGGCGTTGGAGCCGTAGCGGGCCTCGTTGTAGGGCAGCTTGACCCAGTCGCTGACGTCACCCTGGGTCTTGTGGCGGCCCAGCGACTGCGCCAGGTAGAAGTTGTGGAACGACTCACCCTCGGTGCCGAACATCATCTTCTGGTAGTGGTCGCGGTTGAAGTCCGCGGTCCAGTACGTCGAGTTGTTGTCGGTCGCGGTGCCGTCGTACGTGCGGTCGGGCTCGGGCAGCTCGTTGTGCAGCGGCCCGGCCGTCCCGGCGGTCTCCGGCTTCGTCTGCGTGCCGAACTCCGCGAGCACTGTGAAGATGTTGGACGTCTGCTCGGCGTCGTACTGGACGTACTTGCCCTTGCCCTTGGCAGCCTTGGCCTTGGCGTTCTTGCCCATCGCGGTCTTCTGGCCGGCGGTCGGCTGCCCGTTGTCGAGCTCGATGACGCGGGTGCCGTTGATGACCTTGGTCTTGGCCTCGCCCTTGAGCAGCTTCTCGACCGCCTGCTGACGGGTGGCGGCGGCCTTCTCGGCGAGCGGGTCGGGCTTGTTGTCCGAACGGATCACCGATGATGCGCTCCGGCCACCGTCGGGGTCGACGGCGGGAGCGGCGTGAGCCGGGTTGCCGGCTGGGTTGAGCGCGAGAATCATCGCGGCTGCGGTGCTGCCGGTAGCGGCAGCGAGCAGACGTCGCTTCACTTTTCCTCCTGGAGTGAGAGCCGCTCGCGCCCGCGGATGAAGGGCGACGGTGCGGCCACGCGCAAGTGTGCGCGTACTGGAGGTGAAGAGTGCGAGATTCGCAGTGAAACCTTTACGGAACCTTTGCGTTCCGGCGTGAAGGAACGGCCCGGTAGAGCACAGTGGCCGCGACGAAGCCGATCAGCCCGCACGCCAGCACACCGACCCCGAGCGAGACCGTCGCGGTCAGCGCCGAGAGCAGCAGCGGACCGGCCGTGCCGCCGACGTCGGACAGCTCGCGCCAGATGCCCAGGAACTGTGCGCGCCCCACGTCCGGCGAGAAGTCGGCGCCGAGTGTCATCACCATGCCCGAGCCGATGCCGTTGCCGAACCCGAGGAGGCACGACACCGCCGTGAGTGAGAGCGCACCGCCGGTCAGCGGCATGAGCAGCAGCGCGGTGCCCATGACCAGCATCGACGGGACCGTCACCCAGCGGCGGCCCTTGAGGTCCATCACCTTGCCCGCGGGGTAGAACACCAGCATGTCGATGCCGCCGGCGATCCCGTAGACCACCGACGTGGCCTGCGGCGAGAGCCCGAGATGGTCGGCCCACAACGGGATCACGGTCTGGCGTGCAGCCCGGACGAGCGCGACGAGCAGGATGCCGATGCCGACGGTCAGGAACACCCGGCGGTGCTCGCGCAGCACCGCTCGTACGGTTACCTCGCTGCGTGCCTGCGCGAGGTGCGGATGCGCGGGCAGGTCGGGCATGCGCGTGGACAGCAGGCCTGCGAGGGCGAGCGCTGCGGCGCACACGACGTACGCCGACGACAGCCCGAACACGTGGATGGCAGCGGCCCCGACGAACGGCCCGACGAAGACCCCGACCCGCATGACACCGCCCAGCGTCGACAGGGCACGCGCGCGGTACTGCGGCGGCACCGCCTCGGTCAGGTGGCTCTGACGCGCGAGCATGAACACCGACGCGCTGAAGCCCATGACCAGGACGCCCACGCCGAAGGCGATCAGTCCTGGCGCCACAGCGCACAGCAGGGCGGCGAGGACGCCGACGACGGCCGCTCCGGTGATCACGTGCCGTTCGCCGTAGCGCGCGGTCAGGATCGAGGCGGGCACGTTGAAGATCAACGAGCCGAGATCGATGAGCATGACGACCAGCGCGGCGACCGCGACGCTCGCGCCGAGGTCGCGGGCGGTGAGGACGATGACCGGGAGGATCGCTCCGTCACCGACACCGAACAGGAAGGACGGGCCGTACGCGGGGATCGCGAGCGAGCGCAGGTCGAAGGTGGGCTCGTCGGTCACTGGCTCGACGGTACGCCCGCCCGGACGCGCGTCGGCCCCCGCCCTGGTTGGGCGGGGGCCGACGCCGGCGGTGGGCGGAGCCTCAGTCCTCGCCCTCTTCGTAGGCGCGGTCCTCGGCGTCCCACTTCTCGGTCTTCTCACGGGCCGTGGCGAGCGCATTCTGCGCCTCCTCGTGCGTGCCGTAAGGGCCCATCAGATCACCCTTGGGGTCGGTCGAGCCGTCCTCCTCGACCTGGCCGGTCGAGACGTTGTACCAGAAGGCCATCGGGCCACCTCCGTGCGTCGCGGGTCAGGACCGGGCCGGGGCCAAGGACTGGCCGACCGGCCCGCTTACACTCCACCCTATGCCGACGACGAGTGTCAGCATCCAGCCCGGCACGGTGGGTCCCCGCCGTCTGGTCCCGTCCTCGATCACCCGCCCGGAGTACGTCGACCGGCCGGCTCCCCGGCCCTACGACGGTCCCGAGGTCAAGGACGCCGAGACCATCGAGAAGATGCGGGTCGCCGGTCGCATCGCCGCCCAGGCGCTGCAGGCCGCCGGCGCCGCCGCTGCCCCAGGGGTGACCACCGACGAGCTCGACCGCATCGGTCACGAGTTCGCGCTCGACCACGGCGCCTACCCCTCGACGCTCGGCTACCGCGGGTTCCCGAAGTCGCTGTGCACCAGCGTCAACGAGGTCATCTGCCACGGCATCCCCGACGACCGGCCGCTGCAGGACGGTGACCTGGTCAAGGTCGACATCACGGTGTTCAAGGACGGCGTGCACGGCGACAACTGCGCGACGTTCCTGGTCGGCGAGGTCGACGAGGAGTCCCGGCTGCTGTCCGAGCGCACCCACGAGGCGATGATGCGCGGCATCAAGGCGGCCATGCCCGGGCGTCAGGTCAACATCATCGGCCGCGTCATCGAGAAGTACGCCAAGCGCTTCGGCTACGGCGTCGTCCGCGACTACACCGGGCACGGCATCGGGACGACGTTCCACTCGGGTCTGGTCATCCCCCACTACGACGCGGCCCCGTCGTACGACGACATCATCGAGCCCGGGATGACGTTCACCGTCGAGCCGATGCTCAACCTGGGCGGCTCCGACTGGCAGATGTGGGACGACGGCTGGACGGTGGTGACGGCCGACGGCAGCCGCTCGGCTCAGTTCGAGAACACCATCCTCATCACGCCGACCGGACCTGAGATCCTCACGGCCGTCTGACCGATCCCCCTGCGAAGGAGCTCCATCGATGTCGAAGTCCAAGCAGCACCCGCTCGGGATCGATGTCGGCGGGTCCGGCATCAAGGGCGCGCCCGTCGACCTCAAGAAGGGTGAGTTCGCCGCCAAGCGCAAGCGCATCGACACCCCTGAGAAGTCGACGCCCGAGGCGGTT from Luteipulveratus halotolerans includes the following:
- a CDS encoding ABC transporter permease, whose protein sequence is MLALVVSRPLQTALVNADDPSGVVRVLVVTLACTAAAAVVVHVARLGDPRRQLTAGARALVQLAVVGLVIAAVLSSWPWTIAFCVLMTVVAALTAGRRVWSTWTGWALVPLLCGLLPVIALLLLSGVVPLKPVSVVPVLGILIGNAMTATTLSGKRLLQAWEERWGEFEAALSIGLPHREAAVTVVRDDAALALVPGLDQTRTVGLVTLPGAFVGVMLGGGSAWQAAAVQLVVLAALLLVQAVTVAVMIELVVRRTTRPA
- a CDS encoding bifunctional [glutamine synthetase] adenylyltransferase/[glutamine synthetase]-adenylyl-L-tyrosine phosphorylase — protein: MSPERPSTRSAMLVRAGFTDHARAAQLLDELGPGDRDALVSALARTADPDQALLGLLRLREAMDEAARAELDEVIDSDRTCRYRLLAVLGASTALTDHLVRHPGQWHDVVEAQRRHADELATLLIGEVEQRGERSAYDALRIAYRRQLVQIAALDLTQDPFDEMPATGEALADLAGAAMEAALQIARDEHDDPDRCRLSVIGMGKTGGLELNYISDVDVAFVAEPADGVDEDEALAVATALATSAMRACSASTAEGNLWQVDAALRPEGKNGPLVRTVESHRAYYERWAKTWEFQALLKARPIAGDAGVGQAYLDAMSPMVWQASTRDNFVEDVQAMRRRVEDNVPPAEQPRQLKLGPGGLRDIEFSVQLLQLVHGRTDERIRQRSTLAALDALSRRGYVGRSDAHELDVAYRFLRVLEHRIQLSRMRRTHLMPTAEADLRRLARGIGVFSDPTESITTMWREKAREVRRLHERLFYRPLLSAVARLSDDDAQLTPDEARERLSALGFRDPSGAIRHIQALSSGVSRRTVMQRTLLPVMLQWFADEADPDAGLLAFRRISDELGSSPWFLKQLREGSSAQHLAKVLASSRYAAGMLERSPSAVAMLGDPDALNPRPRAAIIRTMTAAGRRHSDPDQAILAVRGVRRTELLRVAIADLVGSLDLDQVEVALTDVMAATMQAALDVASTRVERERGPLVTRLAVIGMGRFGGRELGYSSDADVMFVHDPDEGADEQQAQEQALAVVSELRRLVQLSGPDPALTVDADLRPEGKGGPLVRSLASYRTYYERWSEGWEAQALLRATPVAGDEQLSRDFVELIDPLRYPAAGLSERAVRQIRTLKARMEAERIPRGGDRKTHFKLGHGGLADVEWTVQLLQLQHAAAVPGLQHPGTMTPLRRAAEAGLLTEEQAAELRDAWVLATRLRNASVLWRGRPVDALPSDLRDGDGIGRILGMPAGSGPQLHDDYRRFARRARAVVDECFYGMPRDNNGD
- a CDS encoding MFS transporter, with amino-acid sequence MTDEPTFDLRSLAIPAYGPSFLFGVGDGAILPVIVLTARDLGASVAVAALVVMLIDLGSLIFNVPASILTARYGERHVITGAAVVGVLAALLCAVAPGLIAFGVGVLVMGFSASVFMLARQSHLTEAVPPQYRARALSTLGGVMRVGVFVGPFVGAAAIHVFGLSSAYVVCAAALALAGLLSTRMPDLPAHPHLAQARSEVTVRAVLREHRRVFLTVGIGILLVALVRAARQTVIPLWADHLGLSPQATSVVYGIAGGIDMLVFYPAGKVMDLKGRRWVTVPSMLVMGTALLLMPLTGGALSLTAVSCLLGFGNGIGSGMVMTLGADFSPDVGRAQFLGIWRELSDVGGTAGPLLLSALTATVSLGVGVLACGLIGFVAATVLYRAVPSRRNAKVP
- a CDS encoding glutamine synthetase family protein codes for the protein MDRQQEFVLRTIEERDIRFVRVWFTDVLGTLKSVSIAPAELEGAFSEGIGFDGSVIEGLARVYEADMLLRPDATTFQLLPWRGENPGTARMFGDIRLPDGNASAADPRTVLRRAMARAAEQGFTFYTHPEIEFYLFRPDVAPGMPPVPVDQAGFFDHVPHGTAHDFRRAAITTLENMGISVEFSHHEGGPGQNEIDLRYADALATADNIMTFRAVVKEVALERGVFASFMPKPLAGQPGSAMHTHVSLFDGDSNAFYEAGAPYQLSVTGRKFIAGLLRHANEISAVTNQWVNSYKRIWGGGEAPAHVCWGHNNRSAMVRVPMHKPGKGQSTRIEVRSLDSACNPYLSYALILAAGLKGIEEDYELPPEAEDDVWSLTERERRAMGIDPLPASLDEAIRIMEDSELVAETLGEHVFDFFLRNKRAEWSGYREQVTAFELEQYLRL
- the map gene encoding type I methionyl aminopeptidase — protein: MPTTSVSIQPGTVGPRRLVPSSITRPEYVDRPAPRPYDGPEVKDAETIEKMRVAGRIAAQALQAAGAAAAPGVTTDELDRIGHEFALDHGAYPSTLGYRGFPKSLCTSVNEVICHGIPDDRPLQDGDLVKVDITVFKDGVHGDNCATFLVGEVDEESRLLSERTHEAMMRGIKAAMPGRQVNIIGRVIEKYAKRFGYGVVRDYTGHGIGTTFHSGLVIPHYDAAPSYDDIIEPGMTFTVEPMLNLGGSDWQMWDDGWTVVTADGSRSAQFENTILITPTGPEILTAV
- a CDS encoding immune inhibitor A domain-containing protein, which gives rise to MKRRLLAAATGSTAAAMILALNPAGNPAHAAPAVDPDGGRSASSVIRSDNKPDPLAEKAAATRQQAVEKLLKGEAKTKVINGTRVIELDNGQPTAGQKTAMGKNAKAKAAKGKGKYVQYDAEQTSNIFTVLAEFGTQTKPETAGTAGPLHNELPEPDRTYDGTATDNNSTYWTADFNRDHYQKMMFGTEGESFHNFYLAQSLGRHKTQGDVSDWVKLPYNEARYGSNAGVDEDPSLEAERSWSFIGDSLTAWYNGQKAAGKTDAQIKDYLKQFDVWDRNDYDGDGDFNEPDGYIDHFQAIHAGEGEEAGGGAQGEDAIWSHRWAVQTGAGSQGPDGNKVGGVQIGNTGIWVRDYTTEPENGGLGVFAHEYGHDLGLPDLYDTAGGDNSTAFWSLMSSGSWLNHGGDAIGTTPGYMGAWEKAQLGWADVKTVPYGNSGKVALGPADQDNATKPQAVAVTLPDKTVSTPYNKPKSGTYEWWSGRGDDLNNTLGRDLDLTGKTSASVSAAVWHQIEAGYDYLYGQVSTDNGATWTNVGTALDGDSNGWTTTSYDLSAYAGQKVTFRFLYQTDGGYNEAGAFLDDIATTVDGQTVTDDVESTTSEWTAKGFTRMNGTDTKTVSHYYLAEYRRYNGYDTTLKNGPYNFGFKDRPDFVEHFPYQDGLLVTYVDGEYADNNTKTHPGHGQVLPVDAHAKPMTWPDGVIARQRIQSYDSTFGVDKTDAFTLHKQGLAAKVPSRPAVTTFDDTNPNAYWYVSNPMASTKVAGSGTKIQVLGKQGDGLSLKLSFPTGGMLNKGQ